In one window of Cytophagaceae bacterium ABcell3 DNA:
- a CDS encoding enoyl-CoA hydratase-related protein — protein MAAYINLLTELQDGILKITINRADKLNALNTATLEELRDVFAGIIDNTDVKAVIITGAGEKAFVAGADIKEISEVNELTARKFSENGQEVFKLIETCTKPVIAAVNGFALGGGCELAMACHLRVANYNARFGLPEVSLGIIPGYGGTQRLTQLVGKGKAIELMMTGEMVVAEEAKNIGLVNYVTTNEDLMAKCEELLEKILANAPLAIAQVLECVNAAYDPSENGFQTEANSFGICCKTDDFREGVTAFLEKRQPEFKGE, from the coding sequence ATGGCAGCATATATAAACCTGCTTACAGAGCTTCAAGATGGAATTTTGAAAATTACTATCAACAGGGCCGACAAATTGAATGCACTGAATACTGCTACTTTAGAAGAACTAAGGGATGTGTTTGCAGGAATCATTGATAATACAGATGTAAAAGCTGTTATCATTACCGGGGCTGGCGAAAAAGCTTTTGTGGCAGGTGCTGATATTAAAGAAATTTCGGAGGTTAATGAACTTACTGCCCGGAAGTTTTCAGAAAATGGACAGGAGGTTTTCAAGTTGATAGAGACTTGTACGAAGCCTGTAATTGCTGCTGTTAATGGCTTTGCCTTAGGTGGTGGCTGTGAACTTGCTATGGCTTGTCATCTCCGGGTAGCTAATTACAACGCCCGCTTTGGTTTGCCTGAGGTTTCTTTGGGTATTATCCCTGGTTATGGCGGTACACAGCGCTTAACCCAACTGGTAGGCAAAGGAAAAGCCATAGAACTCATGATGACGGGAGAAATGGTGGTGGCAGAGGAAGCAAAAAACATCGGCTTGGTCAATTATGTAACGACCAATGAAGACTTGATGGCCAAGTGCGAAGAGTTATTGGAAAAAATTCTTGCGAATGCTCCCTTGGCTATCGCTCAGGTGTTGGAGTGTGTTAACGCTGCTTATGACCCAAGCGAAAATGGTTTTCAAACAGAAGCCAACTCTTTTGGTATTTGTTGCAAAACCGATGACTTTAGGGAAGGCGTAACTGCTTTTCTTGAAAAAAGGCAGCCTGAATTTAAAGGAGAGTAA
- a CDS encoding rhomboid family intramembrane serine protease has product MNSLLNEFKYSFKKQDNGLIQIIILNVGIFVLTAIIYVFSKLLGDSRVFDFIYYKNMHLPSAPAEFLTRPWTIVTYFFSHSINNIFHILFNMLALYWFGRLIMEYLGHRRFVNIYIIGGLVAGVVFLMAYNFIPALSNQPAILIGASGSVYAVVVAAATLAPDYRFYMIFLGPVKIVYIAAFFVFISFLGSVGDNSGGNLAHLGGALLGFVYIKQLKKGRDIGKPISAMAAFFQKLGRNRHLKVSYKNKNPKANVKVVPDEKEIDAILDKISVSGYESLTREEKEKLFKASQK; this is encoded by the coding sequence ATGAACAGCTTACTAAATGAATTTAAATATAGCTTTAAAAAGCAGGACAACGGACTGATACAAATTATCATTCTCAATGTCGGAATTTTTGTACTTACTGCTATTATCTATGTTTTTTCCAAACTTTTAGGAGATTCACGTGTCTTTGATTTTATTTATTATAAGAACATGCACCTCCCTTCGGCTCCTGCAGAATTTTTGACCAGGCCTTGGACTATCGTTACTTATTTCTTTAGCCACTCCATAAATAACATCTTTCATATATTGTTTAATATGTTGGCATTATATTGGTTTGGAAGGCTGATAATGGAATACTTAGGGCACAGGCGATTTGTTAATATTTATATTATCGGAGGTTTGGTGGCAGGTGTTGTTTTTTTGATGGCTTATAACTTTATTCCAGCATTGAGCAACCAACCGGCTATATTGATAGGTGCTTCAGGCAGCGTTTATGCGGTGGTGGTTGCCGCTGCGACACTTGCGCCTGATTATCGCTTTTATATGATATTTCTTGGGCCGGTTAAAATTGTTTACATAGCGGCTTTCTTTGTCTTTATCTCGTTTTTAGGATCTGTAGGGGACAATTCAGGTGGGAATCTTGCTCACTTGGGCGGTGCTTTACTTGGATTTGTTTATATTAAGCAATTAAAGAAAGGCAGGGATATTGGTAAACCGATTAGTGCAATGGCTGCATTTTTCCAGAAACTCGGAAGGAACCGGCACCTAAAAGTGTCTTATAAAAATAAAAATCCTAAGGCCAATGTCAAAGTGGTTCCAGATGAAAAAGAAATAGATGCCATTCTGGACAAAATATCTGTTTCAGGTTATGAAAGCCTGACTAGGGAAGAAAAGGAAAAGCTTTTCAAGGCAAGTCAGAAATAA
- a CDS encoding DUF433 domain-containing protein, with the protein MKHYTEIITIDPNKRFGKPCIRGLRITVYDVLGWLASGMGISEILEDFPELTDEDVKACLAYAADREHKLKIAS; encoded by the coding sequence ATGAAACACTACACTGAAATAATTACCATAGACCCTAATAAACGTTTTGGGAAACCTTGTATAAGAGGGCTCAGAATTACTGTTTACGACGTTCTGGGATGGCTGGCCTCTGGAATGGGCATATCTGAAATTCTGGAGGATTTTCCTGAACTCACAGATGAAGATGTGAAAGCATGCCTGGCTTATGCCGCAGACAGAGAACATAAATTGAAAATTGCCTCATGA
- a CDS encoding DUF433 domain-containing protein, which yields MSNFSTRITIDPNICNGKPTIRGKRVTVQTILEFLAAGDTPKEILAQYPNLEEEDIKACLDFASKMMNNSFIVKSVA from the coding sequence ATGAGCAACTTTTCAACAAGAATTACAATTGACCCTAACATTTGTAACGGAAAGCCTACAATAAGGGGTAAAAGAGTGACCGTTCAGACTATTCTTGAGTTTTTAGCAGCGGGGGATACTCCTAAAGAAATTTTAGCACAGTATCCGAATTTGGAGGAAGAAGATATTAAGGCATGTCTTGACTTCGCCTCAAAGATGATGAATAATAGTTTTATAGTCAAATCCGTCGCCTGA
- the mutL gene encoding DNA mismatch repair endonuclease MutL produces MSDIIKLLPDALANQIAAGEVVQRPSSVVKELLENSIDAGSTRITLIVKEAGKQLIQVVDDGKGMTETDARMCFERHATSKISSTEDLFCIRTMGFRGEAMASIAAVAQVELKSCARDSELGTLLKVEGSEVKVQEPVATPEGTSISVKNLFFNVPARRNFLKSNPVEMKHILDEFQRVALANPEISFSLIQNDLEVYNLPSEKLSRRIISLFGNSYKEQLIPCQEETEMVKIHGYAGKPENARKTRGEQFFFVNDRFIRNNYLHHAVMSAYENLLPDDHFPFYVLFIEIDPRHIDINVHPTKTEIKFDDERTVYAIMRACVKKALGTHNITPSIDFDQDVNFKLLTGASHQSFSMPETNFSSGGSSPASGGGSFRPDKGGASNWEMLYQNFETSARPEFSQDMNDEEGTQQEMITFESKANSMRSNSLNLVKELLNPENDMTFQLHNRYIVAQIKSGMVIVDQQAAHERILYEKFVGMMENRSGASQQFLFPQKLELNPADFALVTEMEEEIKGLGFVYEVFGNNTIVINGTPADVSPGNEKGLFENLIEQFKFNKSELKLDKRENLARSLAKKAALRPGTKLSVTEMNTLIDQLFACKNPSYAPNGNHTIVVMDMNKIAGFFNKKPDHNV; encoded by the coding sequence ATGTCTGATATAATAAAATTATTGCCCGATGCCCTTGCCAACCAGATTGCGGCTGGTGAGGTTGTTCAACGTCCTTCTTCTGTTGTCAAGGAGTTGCTTGAAAACTCTATAGATGCCGGTAGCACCCGCATTACCTTAATAGTGAAGGAGGCTGGCAAACAGTTGATACAAGTGGTGGACGATGGAAAAGGTATGACCGAAACAGACGCTAGAATGTGTTTTGAAAGGCATGCTACTTCAAAAATTTCATCTACCGAAGATTTGTTTTGCATACGTACCATGGGCTTTCGCGGGGAGGCCATGGCGTCTATTGCAGCCGTTGCCCAAGTGGAGTTAAAGTCTTGTGCCAGGGACAGTGAGCTTGGCACCCTCCTAAAAGTCGAAGGCTCTGAGGTAAAAGTTCAGGAGCCTGTGGCCACTCCAGAAGGTACTTCCATTAGTGTGAAAAATCTTTTTTTCAATGTGCCGGCCAGAAGGAATTTTTTGAAATCCAATCCTGTGGAAATGAAACATATACTCGATGAGTTTCAACGGGTGGCTTTGGCTAATCCAGAAATTTCATTTTCATTGATACAAAACGATCTGGAAGTTTATAATTTGCCTTCTGAAAAACTTAGCCGTAGGATAATCTCCCTTTTTGGCAATTCTTATAAAGAGCAGTTGATTCCTTGCCAGGAAGAAACCGAAATGGTAAAAATTCATGGCTATGCAGGAAAACCTGAAAATGCCAGAAAGACACGTGGTGAGCAGTTTTTCTTTGTCAATGATAGGTTTATAAGAAATAATTACTTGCACCATGCGGTCATGTCTGCTTATGAGAACCTACTTCCAGATGATCATTTTCCTTTCTATGTTTTATTTATAGAAATTGATCCGAGACATATTGATATCAATGTGCATCCCACCAAGACAGAAATCAAGTTTGATGACGAGCGTACAGTGTATGCTATTATGCGGGCTTGTGTAAAAAAAGCTTTAGGGACACATAACATAACACCTTCTATAGACTTTGATCAGGACGTAAACTTTAAGCTGCTTACCGGAGCGTCACACCAGTCCTTCTCTATGCCGGAAACCAATTTTTCTTCCGGAGGGTCTTCCCCTGCGTCTGGAGGCGGTAGTTTCAGGCCGGACAAAGGTGGTGCATCCAATTGGGAGATGTTGTATCAAAACTTTGAAACGTCAGCCAGGCCGGAGTTTTCGCAGGATATGAACGACGAGGAAGGGACTCAGCAGGAAATGATTACTTTTGAAAGTAAAGCCAATTCCATGCGGAGCAACAGCCTTAATCTTGTCAAAGAGCTGTTAAATCCTGAGAATGATATGACTTTTCAGTTACACAATCGCTATATTGTGGCACAGATTAAGTCTGGAATGGTTATTGTAGATCAGCAGGCGGCACACGAACGTATCTTGTACGAGAAGTTTGTTGGCATGATGGAAAACCGCTCAGGCGCATCACAACAGTTTCTTTTTCCTCAAAAGCTTGAATTGAATCCGGCAGATTTTGCTCTGGTCACTGAAATGGAGGAAGAAATAAAAGGGCTTGGCTTTGTATATGAGGTATTTGGTAATAATACCATCGTTATCAATGGAACACCGGCGGATGTTTCTCCCGGAAATGAAAAAGGCCTGTTTGAAAATTTAATAGAACAGTTTAAGTTTAACAAATCAGAGCTTAAGCTCGATAAGCGGGAAAACCTGGCAAGGTCTCTGGCAAAAAAAGCTGCCCTTAGACCAGGTACTAAACTTTCTGTTACAGAGATGAATACATTGATAGACCAGTTGTTTGCCTGTAAAAACCCCTCGTATGCGCCAAACGGAAACCATACGATAGTGGTTATGGATATGAACAAGATAGCCGGATTTTTTAATAAAAAACCAGACCATAATGTATAA
- a CDS encoding rhomboid family intramembrane serine protease — protein sequence MYNLTPIVKNLLLINIGVFILASMLIGDDAIFILGLKYFESPAFQPWQFLTHMFMHAGFGHLFGNMIGLFFFGPMLERTFGSQRFLVYYLICGLGASLIYMGFVWYEIGGLQDMVQTFLIDPDPALFQSIVNEYVTGTARIEYMNLADDFRNNPDNTALIQETKRVVNRIYNSRINIPMVGASGAVFGILMGFALIFPNTELFLLFFPFPIKAKYLVFFYGLYTLYAGIQRTPGDNIAHFAHLGGMIFAFILIKYWGYRRYN from the coding sequence ATGTATAACCTTACCCCCATTGTAAAAAATTTACTTCTAATCAATATAGGTGTTTTTATTTTGGCCTCTATGCTCATTGGTGACGATGCTATATTTATATTGGGGCTTAAATATTTTGAGTCCCCAGCATTTCAGCCATGGCAGTTTCTCACGCACATGTTTATGCACGCTGGGTTTGGTCACTTGTTCGGCAACATGATTGGCTTGTTTTTCTTTGGCCCGATGCTGGAAAGGACTTTTGGGTCGCAAAGGTTTTTGGTATATTATCTTATTTGTGGGTTGGGTGCTTCTCTTATTTACATGGGTTTTGTATGGTATGAAATCGGTGGTTTGCAAGATATGGTTCAGACCTTTCTTATTGACCCAGATCCTGCACTCTTTCAGAGCATTGTCAATGAGTACGTAACCGGCACAGCACGAATTGAGTATATGAATCTGGCGGATGATTTTAGAAACAATCCAGACAATACAGCGCTTATTCAAGAAACAAAAAGGGTAGTAAATCGGATTTATAATAGTAGGATAAACATTCCGATGGTAGGTGCGTCGGGTGCTGTCTTCGGGATTCTGATGGGCTTTGCATTAATTTTTCCCAATACGGAATTATTCTTGTTGTTTTTCCCTTTCCCGATTAAGGCTAAGTATCTGGTATTTTTCTATGGTCTATATACTTTGTATGCTGGAATCCAAAGAACACCAGGCGATAACATAGCACACTTTGCGCATTTGGGCGGAATGATTTTTGCGTTTATACTAATTAAATATTGGGGTTACAGAAGGTATAATTAA
- a CDS encoding oligosaccharide flippase family protein, protein MSKIKKLAGQTALYGLSSIVGRVLNFLLVPFYTSVLPLADFGIYTELYAYVAFLNIVFLFGMETTYFRYSTKDTSKEQTSYNYTQSFVLLTSVVFSGLIILFSQPIASFLQYPQHYDYLIWLGLILFTDTILAIPFARLRLQNRAGRFAFVKLFSIITTISLNIFFLVFCRQIYLGKMLPDLQLYVEMIYVPGYEVGYILLSNLIANALQFPFHAPSFKGFRFSFNLEAIRPMFIYAYPLMFMGLAGMVNEVVDRIMLKFMLPDDFYAGLTSQEAVGVYGACYKLSMFMTLAIQAFRYAGDPFFFSQAQNKNAPALFAKVMKYFIIVCTIIFLGVSVNLDLFGLLLRDESYRQGLMIVPVLLLANLFLGVYYNLSVWFKLTDRTFMGTFLSFFGAGVTILANFLLIPVIGYMGSAVATFICYFLMAAGSYMLGNRYFPVPYNLKSAAFYILLAVALVIISIELHLPDPLFDYGFRFFLILIYLLIVFARERKDFRTRLDV, encoded by the coding sequence TTGTCAAAAATAAAGAAGCTTGCAGGACAAACTGCATTGTATGGGCTTAGTAGCATTGTCGGTAGGGTATTAAACTTTCTGCTGGTACCTTTCTATACATCTGTCCTTCCCTTGGCTGACTTTGGTATTTATACGGAACTGTACGCTTATGTAGCTTTTTTAAATATTGTCTTTTTGTTTGGGATGGAAACCACCTATTTCCGGTATTCCACAAAAGATACTTCCAAAGAGCAAACTTCTTATAATTATACACAAAGTTTTGTTCTGCTTACAAGTGTAGTTTTTTCGGGACTGATAATCCTTTTTTCACAACCCATTGCATCTTTCTTGCAGTATCCCCAGCATTACGATTATTTGATTTGGTTAGGTTTAATCCTGTTTACCGACACCATTTTAGCCATTCCATTTGCCCGGTTGCGGCTACAGAACAGGGCTGGTAGGTTTGCGTTCGTTAAGCTCTTTAGTATTATAACTACCATTTCTCTCAACATTTTCTTTTTGGTCTTTTGCCGGCAAATTTATTTGGGGAAAATGTTGCCCGACCTTCAGCTTTATGTGGAAATGATTTACGTACCTGGTTATGAGGTGGGGTATATCCTGCTCTCAAACCTTATAGCCAATGCGCTACAGTTTCCCTTCCATGCACCTTCATTTAAAGGTTTTCGGTTTTCATTTAACTTGGAAGCCATTAGGCCCATGTTTATTTATGCTTACCCACTCATGTTTATGGGACTTGCGGGTATGGTGAATGAAGTTGTGGACAGGATCATGCTGAAGTTTATGCTTCCCGATGATTTTTATGCAGGCCTTACCAGTCAGGAGGCCGTGGGGGTGTATGGTGCCTGCTATAAACTGAGCATGTTTATGACTTTGGCCATTCAGGCATTTCGTTATGCTGGTGACCCTTTTTTCTTTTCTCAAGCACAAAATAAAAACGCACCTGCGCTTTTTGCCAAAGTGATGAAATACTTTATCATCGTTTGTACAATTATTTTTCTGGGCGTAAGTGTTAATCTGGACTTGTTCGGCTTGCTTTTAAGAGACGAGTCATACCGCCAGGGACTTATGATCGTTCCGGTATTGTTGCTGGCAAATCTTTTTTTGGGGGTTTATTACAACCTCAGTGTCTGGTTCAAACTTACCGACCGGACGTTTATGGGTACGTTCCTCAGTTTCTTTGGTGCAGGAGTCACCATTCTGGCAAACTTCCTGTTGATTCCTGTGATTGGTTACATGGGGAGCGCAGTGGCTACTTTTATTTGCTATTTTTTAATGGCAGCAGGAAGCTATATGCTTGGCAACCGTTATTTCCCTGTTCCTTACAACCTGAAATCGGCAGCTTTTTATATTCTATTAGCAGTAGCTCTGGTAATAATTTCCATAGAGCTCCATCTGCCAGACCCTTTATTTGATTACGGATTCAGGTTTTTTCTTATTCTGATATACCTGCTAATTGTTTTTGCGCGGGAACGGAAAGATTTTAGGACGAGGCTGGATGTGTGA
- a CDS encoding DUF5615 family PIN-like protein: protein MRLLFDQNISFRILNKIKVEFPEANQVRLLGLDNKSDIQIWKYAKDNQYAIVSFDADFYDLTVLKGHPPKIIWLRSGNTSTKFLADLLIKNKSIIYDFLNLKEWESIGCLELV, encoded by the coding sequence ATGAGGTTACTTTTTGACCAAAATATTTCTTTTAGGATTTTAAATAAAATAAAAGTAGAGTTTCCGGAGGCAAATCAGGTGCGATTATTAGGTTTAGACAATAAATCCGATATTCAGATTTGGAAATATGCTAAAGATAATCAATATGCTATAGTTTCATTTGATGCGGATTTCTATGACTTAACCGTATTGAAAGGGCATCCTCCCAAAATTATATGGCTGAGGTCAGGTAATACTTCGACAAAATTTTTAGCTGATCTGTTAATCAAAAACAAGAGCATTATATATGACTTCTTAAATTTGAAAGAATGGGAAAGCATAGGATGCCTTGAACTTGTTTAA
- a CDS encoding NAD(P)H-hydrate dehydratase, with protein MKIFTAAQTRELDAHTIENEPILSINLMERAATTVTDWLVKNFQREKKFTIFCGPGNNGGDGLAVARQLLSYSYKVEVYIVHTGKTSDDFKANEERLKRFLSINHITAPENIPDIPEENLIIDALFGSGLNKPAQGIFAEVIQKINNSGAETISIDIASGLFADEHTPEDAVVVQPTHTLTFQMPKLAFLMSENEAYTGSFHILDIGLDKNFIEQKDTPHYFTDKQHITKIVKARNKFSHKNTFGKVLIVAGSHGMMGAALLTSKACLRTGCGVLKAYVPECGYTIFQTALPEAMVMTDPDYKKLTQTPELEGYHAIGIGPGVQEDEDGKKVLEEIFKTAECPLVLDAGALNLMAKHKEFLEILPAGSVLTPHPGEFSRLADKAENDFHRLQMLKDFAAKTKSVVLLKGAYTAIATPEGKVHFNSTGNPGMATPGTGDALTGIITSLLAQGYSSEEAAIAGAYIHGHAGDTAAQMLSQTSMLAGDLIEGISDFFKDYER; from the coding sequence TAGAAAATGAGCCTATCCTTTCCATTAACTTGATGGAAAGAGCTGCAACCACCGTTACCGATTGGCTCGTCAAAAACTTTCAACGAGAAAAAAAATTCACCATCTTCTGCGGCCCCGGCAACAATGGCGGCGATGGACTGGCAGTAGCCAGGCAACTGCTAAGTTATTCTTATAAGGTAGAGGTTTACATAGTGCATACCGGTAAAACTTCTGATGACTTCAAGGCTAATGAAGAAAGGTTAAAACGGTTTCTATCCATTAATCACATTACAGCCCCGGAAAACATACCGGACATCCCAGAGGAAAATCTTATTATAGATGCCCTTTTTGGGTCAGGACTGAACAAGCCAGCTCAAGGTATATTTGCAGAAGTAATACAAAAAATCAACAACTCAGGTGCAGAAACCATTAGTATCGACATTGCATCCGGCTTATTTGCCGATGAACATACACCAGAAGACGCTGTTGTCGTCCAGCCGACACATACACTGACCTTTCAGATGCCCAAACTGGCTTTTTTAATGTCAGAAAACGAAGCATATACAGGTTCTTTTCACATTTTGGATATCGGACTGGACAAAAACTTTATAGAACAGAAAGACACACCGCACTATTTTACGGATAAACAGCACATCACTAAGATAGTAAAAGCCAGAAATAAGTTTTCCCACAAAAATACATTCGGCAAAGTCCTCATTGTAGCTGGCAGTCATGGCATGATGGGCGCGGCTTTGCTTACTTCCAAAGCATGCTTGAGAACAGGCTGCGGAGTATTAAAAGCATACGTTCCAGAATGCGGCTACACCATATTCCAGACCGCCCTTCCTGAAGCCATGGTCATGACTGACCCTGATTATAAAAAGTTGACCCAAACACCAGAACTGGAAGGTTACCACGCCATAGGCATAGGTCCGGGAGTGCAGGAAGATGAAGATGGGAAAAAAGTTCTTGAAGAAATATTTAAAACGGCAGAATGCCCCTTGGTTCTTGACGCTGGTGCATTAAACCTAATGGCAAAACACAAAGAGTTTCTGGAAATACTACCTGCCGGTTCCGTACTAACGCCCCATCCCGGGGAGTTTTCGAGGTTAGCAGACAAAGCAGAAAACGACTTCCACCGCCTGCAGATGTTGAAGGATTTTGCAGCCAAAACGAAAAGTGTAGTGTTGCTAAAAGGAGCCTACACAGCCATAGCCACTCCTGAAGGAAAAGTCCACTTCAACTCAACCGGTAACCCAGGCATGGCCACCCCAGGCACAGGAGATGCTTTGACAGGCATCATCACCTCATTATTGGCACAAGGCTACTCATCAGAAGAAGCCGCCATAGCAGGAGCATATATCCACGGCCACGCAGGAGACACCGCAGCCCAAATGCTCAGCCAGACCTCCATGCTCGCAGGAGATTTAATTGAGGGAATTAGTGACTTTTTTAAGGATTATGAGAGATAA